A stretch of the Archangium violaceum genome encodes the following:
- a CDS encoding GNAT family N-acetyltransferase produces the protein MSDPLPPTLRIHRAITEVPRGTWDALLDDAARPFLEWAFLAALEESGSVGPHVGWHPRHLTLWRGARLVAAAPAYLKDDSHGEFVADWSWATATERQGVRYYPKLLLTVPFTPVTGRRMLVAADEDRRAREEELARAAQEYARAEGFSSVHVHFATEAEATTLEAAGYAVRLGVQYQWRNKGYGSFEDFLGRFHARRRHQIRRELRAPAAQGLTLRTLRGEELAGVEPDDLYRLYASTVDKYPWGRRFLTPDFFARMLSTFRSSCEVVEARQDGRLVAGAFNLVGHRVLYGRYWGCFEEHPFLHFNVCLYHPVAEAIARGLERIEPGAGGEHKLTRGFEPSLTWSAHLLFHPGVDRAVRSFLEHERAAVLAGLPRWQAETGFKRGPLVPPTR, from the coding sequence ATGTCCGACCCGCTGCCGCCCACCCTGCGCATCCATCGCGCCATCACCGAGGTCCCTCGGGGAACCTGGGACGCGCTGCTCGACGACGCGGCCCGGCCCTTCCTGGAGTGGGCCTTCCTCGCGGCGTTGGAGGAGAGTGGCAGCGTGGGTCCCCATGTCGGCTGGCATCCGCGCCACCTCACCCTGTGGAGGGGCGCGCGGTTGGTGGCGGCGGCCCCCGCCTACCTCAAGGACGACAGTCACGGCGAGTTCGTCGCCGACTGGTCCTGGGCCACCGCCACCGAGCGCCAGGGGGTGCGCTACTACCCGAAGCTGCTGCTGACGGTGCCCTTCACCCCCGTGACGGGCCGCCGCATGTTGGTGGCCGCGGACGAGGACCGTCGAGCCCGGGAGGAGGAGCTCGCCCGCGCCGCCCAGGAGTACGCCCGCGCCGAGGGCTTCTCCAGCGTCCATGTCCACTTCGCCACCGAGGCCGAGGCCACCACCCTGGAGGCCGCCGGTTACGCGGTGCGGCTGGGCGTCCAGTATCAATGGCGCAACAAGGGTTATGGCTCCTTCGAGGACTTCCTCGGCCGCTTCCACGCGCGGCGGCGCCACCAGATTCGCCGGGAGCTGCGCGCGCCGGCCGCCCAGGGCCTGACCCTGCGCACCCTTCGGGGCGAGGAGCTGGCCGGGGTGGAGCCGGACGATCTCTATCGCCTCTATGCCTCCACGGTGGACAAGTACCCGTGGGGCCGGCGCTTCCTCACCCCGGACTTCTTCGCGCGGATGCTCTCCACCTTCCGCTCGTCCTGCGAGGTGGTGGAGGCCCGCCAGGACGGCCGGCTGGTGGCCGGGGCCTTCAACCTGGTGGGACACCGGGTGCTCTACGGCCGTTATTGGGGCTGCTTCGAGGAGCACCCCTTCCTGCACTTCAACGTGTGCCTCTACCACCCGGTGGCGGAGGCCATCGCCCGGGGGCTGGAGCGCATCGAACCGGGGGCGGGCGGGGAGCACAAGCTCACCCGGGGTTTCGAGCCGAGCCTCACCTGGAGCGCTCACTTGCTGTTCCACCCGGGGGTCGATCGGGCGGTACGCTCCTTCCTGGAGCACGAACGAGCGGCCGTGCTGGCTGGCCTGCCCCGGTGGCAAGCCGAAACAGGATTCAAGCGGGGGCCGTTGGTGCCCCCTACTCGTTAG
- a CDS encoding ATP-dependent Clp protease adaptor ClpS: MSREKYDPDSNVVTETVPQKKLKRPTLYKVLLHNDNYTTREFVVAVLKEVFHKSETDAVQIMLHVHYNGIGVAGVYTFEVAETKIRTVEAAARENGFPLRLSMEPEEG, encoded by the coding sequence ATGTCCCGAGAGAAGTACGATCCGGATTCCAACGTCGTCACCGAGACGGTACCGCAGAAGAAGCTCAAGCGGCCCACCCTCTACAAGGTGCTCCTGCACAACGACAACTACACGACTCGGGAGTTCGTGGTGGCCGTCCTCAAGGAGGTCTTCCACAAATCCGAGACGGACGCCGTGCAGATCATGCTGCACGTTCATTACAACGGTATCGGCGTAGCTGGCGTTTATACGTTCGAGGTCGCCGAGACGAAGATCAGGACCGTGGAGGCGGCGGCGCGGGAGAATGGCTTCCCGCTGCGCCTCTCGATGGAACCAGAGGAAGGTTGA
- the clpA gene encoding ATP-dependent Clp protease ATP-binding subunit ClpA, with product MAGPLIAKALQDSFRNALEEASRMRHEYLTLEHLLLALTKDARTREVLKGCGANVKRLQERLEGFLEETVERLPEGVEAEPQQTIGVERVLHRAAMHALSAEQKYIDGGDILVALFREEESHALYLLQQEGVTRLDLLNFISHGISKDESSESGGSGSAPRASGTPAGGEDEEGEGGPRKSPLEAYTTNLNAEAKLGRIDPLIGRQKELERTIQVLCRRRKNNPLYVGETGVGKTAIAEGLALHIHEGRVPEALKNAVIFSLDMGALLAGTKFRGQFEERLKGVLKALQEHPDAILFIDEIHTIVGAGATSGGSMDASNLLKPALASGRLRCIGSTTYQEFKASFERDRALSRRFQKIEVGEPSVEDTILILEGLKSRYEDHHGVKYATEALRAAAELSAKHINDRFLPDKAIDVIDETGAAERLKPEGQRTGQVTVADVEAVISKMARIPAKSVSASEGVQLKNLEPELNKVIFGQDSAIKSVVDAIKLARSGLRAPEKPIGSFLFSGPTGVGKTELAKQLAAVLGVEFLRFDMSEYSEKHTVSRLIGAPPGYVGFDQGGLLTDAIRKHPYAVLVLDEIEKAHPDLFNILLQVMDHATLTDNNGRKADFRNIILILTTNAGAREMSTKSIGFGDKQAPADAMRAKKAIENTFTPEFRNRLDGWVLFSGLPPEVILKVVDKEVGLLQKMLTEKNVKLELTPAARAWLAENGYDPAFGARPMARLVDNSLKKPLAEALLFGELANGGGIARFDVEGEGLKLKAVPAQEPAPAA from the coding sequence GTGGCGGGACCGCTGATTGCCAAGGCATTGCAGGACAGCTTCCGGAACGCGCTGGAAGAGGCGAGCCGGATGCGGCACGAATACCTGACGCTCGAGCACCTGTTGCTCGCGCTCACCAAGGACGCCCGTACCCGGGAAGTGCTCAAGGGCTGCGGGGCCAACGTCAAGCGCCTCCAGGAGCGCCTGGAGGGCTTCCTGGAGGAGACGGTCGAGCGTCTGCCCGAGGGGGTAGAGGCCGAACCGCAGCAGACCATCGGCGTGGAGCGCGTGCTGCACCGCGCGGCCATGCACGCCCTGTCCGCCGAGCAGAAGTACATCGACGGTGGGGACATCCTCGTGGCGCTCTTCCGCGAGGAGGAGAGCCATGCCCTCTACCTGCTGCAGCAGGAGGGGGTCACCCGGTTGGATCTCCTCAACTTCATCTCCCACGGCATCTCCAAGGACGAGTCGTCCGAGAGCGGCGGCTCCGGGAGCGCTCCGCGCGCCAGTGGCACGCCGGCCGGTGGAGAGGACGAGGAGGGTGAGGGGGGTCCGCGCAAGAGCCCCCTGGAGGCCTACACCACCAACCTCAACGCGGAGGCGAAGCTGGGCCGCATCGATCCGCTCATCGGGCGCCAGAAGGAGCTGGAGCGCACCATCCAGGTGCTCTGCCGGCGCCGGAAGAACAACCCGCTCTACGTGGGCGAGACGGGCGTGGGCAAGACGGCCATCGCCGAGGGCCTGGCGCTCCACATCCACGAGGGCCGGGTGCCCGAGGCGCTGAAGAACGCGGTCATCTTCTCGCTGGACATGGGCGCGCTGCTGGCGGGCACCAAGTTCCGCGGCCAGTTCGAGGAGCGCCTCAAGGGCGTGCTCAAGGCGCTGCAGGAGCACCCGGACGCCATCCTCTTCATCGACGAGATCCACACCATCGTCGGTGCGGGGGCCACCAGTGGCGGCTCCATGGACGCATCCAACCTGCTCAAGCCCGCGCTGGCCAGCGGCCGGCTGCGCTGCATCGGCTCGACGACGTACCAGGAGTTCAAGGCGTCCTTCGAGCGGGACCGGGCGCTGTCGCGGCGCTTCCAGAAGATCGAGGTGGGCGAGCCGAGCGTGGAGGACACCATCCTCATCCTCGAGGGGTTGAAGAGCCGCTACGAGGACCACCACGGGGTGAAGTACGCCACGGAGGCCCTGCGGGCGGCGGCCGAGCTGAGCGCCAAGCACATCAACGACCGCTTCCTGCCGGACAAGGCCATCGACGTCATCGACGAGACGGGCGCGGCCGAGCGACTCAAGCCCGAGGGTCAGCGCACCGGCCAGGTGACGGTGGCGGACGTGGAGGCCGTCATCTCGAAGATGGCGCGGATTCCCGCCAAGAGCGTGTCCGCCAGCGAGGGCGTGCAGCTCAAGAACCTGGAGCCCGAGCTCAACAAGGTCATCTTCGGCCAGGACTCGGCCATCAAGTCGGTGGTGGACGCCATCAAGCTGGCGCGCAGCGGCCTGCGCGCGCCGGAGAAGCCGATTGGCAGCTTCCTCTTCTCGGGCCCCACGGGCGTGGGCAAGACGGAGCTGGCCAAGCAGCTCGCCGCGGTGCTGGGCGTGGAGTTCCTGCGCTTCGACATGAGCGAGTACTCGGAGAAGCACACGGTGAGCCGGCTCATCGGCGCGCCTCCGGGCTACGTGGGCTTCGACCAGGGAGGCCTGCTCACCGACGCCATCCGCAAGCACCCCTACGCGGTGCTGGTGCTGGACGAAATCGAAAAGGCCCACCCGGACCTCTTCAACATCCTGCTCCAGGTGATGGACCACGCGACGTTGACGGACAACAACGGCCGCAAGGCGGACTTCCGCAACATCATCCTCATCCTCACCACCAACGCGGGTGCGCGGGAGATGAGCACCAAGTCCATCGGCTTCGGTGACAAGCAGGCCCCGGCGGACGCCATGCGCGCGAAGAAGGCGATTGAAAACACCTTCACGCCCGAGTTCCGCAACCGCCTGGACGGGTGGGTGCTCTTCTCCGGCCTGCCGCCCGAGGTCATCCTCAAGGTGGTGGACAAGGAAGTGGGCCTGCTCCAGAAGATGCTCACGGAGAAGAACGTGAAGCTGGAGCTGACGCCGGCGGCGCGGGCGTGGCTGGCCGAGAACGGGTACGACCCGGCCTTCGGTGCGCGGCCCATGGCGCGGCTGGTGGACAACTCGCTCAAGAAGCCGCTGGCCGAGGCGCTGCTCTTCGGCGAGCTGGCGAACGGTGGTGGCATCGCCCGCTTCGACGTGGAGGGCGAGGGCCTGAAGCTCAAGGCCGTGCCCGCCCAGGAGCCCGCCCCCGCGGCGTAG
- a CDS encoding methyl-accepting chemotaxis protein: protein MSPNATSNQSMGIGPKFVTVTAIVSVAIALLLTGVAAQRLRSNLMESTVSEGKAIAIGFAAAAERASADGATSLQPLLDTFRDADGVGYLYVVDSANNVLAHTFTGNVPEPLLSANSLQPGELTDGRRVKVQEEVETEIDGRTVDVADVAAPLAGGVRGVLHVGMKHENVGAQVRRLWLNMMLLGLLVVAVGVAGVVMLSRSIARPLRELTEAAAHIVESGDLTRPIQVSAAGEVGQLAEYFGQMVQRLRTVTQNLQQAAEALNASTEQLNSSAAEQSQTVSRQASALQETQVTAQEIRQTSLLAAQKADSVLSVAERADELSRSGEAALEQTLTGLNDIRTQVQEIAQKILELGERTQQIGSITQTVKDLADQSNMLALNAAIEAVRSGEHGKGFGVVAREIRALADQSIESTDRVRELLDDIGNSVAMAVRITERGSQRMEAGLEQVRTYGKNLRELSVIIQDNAAAVRQIAAAVGQQNVGINQITTAVSDLSKMMDETVARIGATGEAATTLQIIADQLSSAVKVYRVQ from the coding sequence ATGAGCCCCAACGCCACCTCGAATCAATCGATGGGCATTGGTCCCAAATTCGTTACCGTGACCGCGATCGTCAGTGTCGCCATCGCGCTCCTGCTCACCGGCGTCGCGGCCCAGAGGCTGCGCAGCAACCTCATGGAGAGCACCGTGAGCGAGGGCAAGGCCATCGCCATCGGTTTCGCGGCGGCCGCCGAGCGGGCCTCCGCCGACGGTGCCACCTCGCTCCAGCCCCTGCTGGACACGTTCCGTGACGCCGACGGCGTGGGCTACCTCTACGTGGTGGACAGCGCCAACAACGTGCTCGCCCACACCTTCACGGGGAATGTCCCCGAGCCGCTGCTCAGCGCCAACAGCCTGCAGCCCGGCGAGCTCACCGACGGCCGGCGCGTGAAGGTGCAGGAGGAGGTGGAGACGGAGATCGACGGCAGGACGGTGGACGTCGCCGACGTGGCCGCCCCCCTGGCCGGTGGCGTGCGCGGTGTGCTGCACGTGGGCATGAAGCACGAGAACGTCGGCGCCCAGGTTCGCCGGCTGTGGCTCAACATGATGCTGCTGGGCCTGCTCGTCGTCGCCGTGGGAGTCGCTGGCGTGGTCATGCTCAGCCGCTCCATCGCGCGTCCGCTGCGCGAGCTCACCGAGGCGGCCGCCCACATCGTCGAGTCGGGTGACCTCACCCGCCCCATCCAGGTGTCCGCCGCGGGCGAGGTGGGCCAGCTCGCCGAGTACTTCGGGCAGATGGTGCAGCGCCTGCGCACGGTGACGCAGAACCTCCAGCAGGCCGCCGAGGCCCTCAACGCCTCCACCGAGCAGCTCAACAGCTCCGCCGCGGAGCAGTCGCAGACGGTCTCCCGTCAGGCCTCCGCGCTCCAGGAGACGCAGGTCACCGCCCAGGAAATCCGCCAGACGAGTCTCCTGGCCGCCCAGAAGGCCGACTCGGTGCTCTCCGTGGCCGAGCGGGCCGACGAGCTCAGCCGCTCGGGCGAGGCCGCCCTGGAGCAGACGCTCACCGGCCTCAACGACATCCGCACCCAGGTGCAGGAGATCGCCCAGAAGATCCTCGAGCTCGGCGAGCGCACCCAGCAGATCGGCAGCATCACCCAGACGGTGAAGGACCTGGCCGACCAGTCCAACATGCTGGCGCTCAACGCCGCCATCGAGGCTGTGCGCTCGGGCGAGCACGGCAAGGGCTTCGGCGTGGTGGCGCGTGAAATCCGCGCCCTGGCCGACCAGTCCATCGAGTCCACGGACCGCGTGCGCGAGCTGCTGGACGATATCGGCAACTCGGTGGCCATGGCCGTGCGCATCACCGAGCGTGGCTCGCAGCGCATGGAGGCGGGCCTGGAGCAGGTGCGCACCTACGGCAAGAACCTGCGCGAGCTGTCCGTCATCATCCAGGACAACGCCGCCGCCGTGCGGCAGATCGCCGCCGCCGTGGGCCAGCAGAACGTGGGCATCAACCAGATCACCACCGCCGTGAGCGACCTGTCCAAGATGATGGACGAGACCGTCGCCCGTATCGGCGCCACCGGCGAGGCCGCCACCACGCTGCAGATCATCGCCGACCAGCTCAGCAGCGCGGTGAAGGTCTACCGGGTGCAGTAG
- a CDS encoding chemotaxis protein CheB: MSSGKAPIRVLVVDDSPTMADAVSALLTDDPRIEVVGRANTGSRAVTLARLLRPDVITMDLLMPDLDGPAAIAAIMAEAPARILVVSAVADQRNLEVCFQAMSAGALELIGKPAVSSGEELRRWGRQLAESVCLMAEVPVISRRMRIASPPPPVTGARVDIFGLAASTGGPPALSDVLSRLPADLPVPIVIAQHITEGFTPGMVRWLSQVTSLKVVIGREGEKLEPGRVYFPLDGHDLTVEGNGVVRLTRTRGGPCPSGDLLLSSLARTYGSRAGGGVLTGMGEDGARGLLDIRKAGGVTFAQDEASSVVFGMPRVAIELKAADRGVPLSAIPDIIRMSCRRGPMPNRPPGPEGVA, from the coding sequence ATGAGCAGCGGGAAGGCCCCCATCCGCGTGTTGGTGGTGGATGACTCGCCCACCATGGCGGACGCTGTCAGCGCCCTGCTGACGGATGATCCGCGCATCGAAGTGGTTGGCCGCGCCAATACCGGCAGTCGTGCGGTGACGCTGGCGCGGCTGCTGCGTCCGGACGTCATCACCATGGACCTGTTGATGCCGGACCTGGACGGACCGGCGGCCATCGCGGCCATCATGGCCGAGGCTCCGGCGCGCATCCTCGTGGTGAGCGCCGTGGCGGACCAGCGCAACCTGGAGGTGTGCTTCCAGGCGATGAGCGCGGGCGCGCTGGAGCTCATCGGCAAGCCCGCCGTCAGCAGTGGCGAGGAGCTGCGCCGTTGGGGCCGGCAGCTGGCCGAGTCGGTGTGCCTGATGGCGGAGGTGCCGGTCATCTCCCGCCGCATGCGCATCGCCTCCCCGCCGCCGCCCGTCACCGGCGCCCGGGTGGACATCTTCGGCCTGGCGGCCTCCACGGGAGGTCCGCCCGCGCTCTCCGATGTGCTCTCCCGCCTGCCGGCGGACCTGCCCGTGCCCATCGTCATCGCCCAGCACATCACCGAGGGCTTCACCCCCGGCATGGTGCGCTGGCTCTCCCAGGTGACGTCCCTGAAGGTCGTCATCGGGCGGGAGGGCGAGAAGCTGGAGCCCGGCCGGGTGTACTTCCCGCTGGACGGGCACGACCTGACGGTGGAGGGCAACGGGGTGGTTCGGCTGACGCGCACGCGCGGCGGTCCGTGTCCCTCGGGAGACCTGCTGCTGTCATCCCTGGCTCGCACCTACGGGAGCCGCGCGGGCGGTGGTGTGCTCACCGGCATGGGCGAGGACGGGGCGCGCGGCCTGCTGGACATCCGCAAGGCCGGCGGCGTCACCTTCGCCCAGGACGAGGCCTCCTCGGTCGTCTTTGGCATGCCTCGGGTGGCCATCGAACTGAAGGCCGCGGACCGCGGGGTTCCCTTGTCCGCCATTCCCGACATCATCCGCATGAGCTGCCGCCGCGGCCCCATGCCGAACCGCCCTCCGGGTCCGGAAGGTGTTGCTTGA
- a CDS encoding hybrid sensor histidine kinase/response regulator, with translation MPVDPMLQSLVAGFSSEAQEVCQKVTLDLLELEREGLDNEALGKVYTRLARHLHTLKGSAASLGLQDLSSIAHKLEDALAPLRKDIKPMPRSIVDMLLHGLDLFLLRAQAHAEGRGEALPDPTAALAQLVADAPPPEEAANAPAAAVAHGPASGATSAAGAPAAAPQLSVSSLVDDDAVDAGWRVGAHQVTALLREVERLREFRMRLEDRLRDISKAVELLTARELLAPTARARAMLASVSAGVRSDGHEASDIVDSLEEGLKSITTRPVRTILEPLQRMVRDLSRQLGKQARLSVVGAEVSLDRRLLEKLKGAMVHLLRNAVDHGIEMPDERERAGKHHEGALTLRVEQQGNILFIELSDDGRGIDVASVRASAERKGLITAEEGARMHETQIRDLIFRPGFSTRSDVTDTSGRGVGLDAVRAAAESMQGRIEVMSTKGSGTRFILTVPMELGSSPVLTVRAVDASVGLPMLAVESTQLASKDNLRIGRLKTQLDYNGQLVPVADLGSRLGLRAAAPPSEGQPLIIVQSGGKRLALAVDAVVGDRDLVIRPLPAEVRDVPAYQGAAILSRGELLLILRPGWVVTEAAPQTLAMPQSRRALVVDDSLTARALHRAMLEAGGFTVHLAASGARALERLQTEVYDVIICDLEMEEMNGTELIAKVRSQPDTKDVPCILVSANDTSGARARGLSAGADGYLSKRECAAGRLLTEVLDVMSRRGARA, from the coding sequence ATGCCGGTTGACCCCATGCTGCAGAGCCTCGTGGCGGGTTTCTCGTCCGAGGCGCAGGAAGTCTGTCAGAAGGTCACCCTGGACCTGCTCGAGCTGGAGCGGGAAGGGCTCGACAACGAGGCGCTGGGCAAGGTGTACACCCGCCTGGCGCGCCACCTGCACACCCTCAAGGGCAGTGCGGCCAGCCTCGGGTTGCAGGACCTGAGCTCCATCGCGCACAAGCTGGAAGATGCCCTCGCGCCGCTGCGCAAGGACATCAAGCCCATGCCGCGCTCCATCGTGGACATGCTGCTGCACGGGCTGGATCTGTTCCTGCTGCGTGCGCAGGCCCACGCGGAGGGCCGCGGGGAGGCGCTGCCGGATCCAACGGCCGCCCTGGCCCAGCTCGTGGCGGACGCGCCGCCCCCCGAGGAGGCCGCCAACGCGCCGGCCGCCGCCGTGGCCCATGGGCCCGCGTCGGGCGCGACCTCCGCCGCCGGGGCCCCGGCCGCCGCGCCGCAGCTGTCCGTCTCGTCCCTGGTGGATGATGACGCGGTGGACGCTGGCTGGCGCGTGGGTGCGCACCAGGTGACGGCGCTGCTGCGAGAGGTGGAGCGCCTGCGCGAGTTCCGCATGCGCCTGGAGGACCGGCTTCGTGACATCTCCAAGGCCGTGGAGCTGTTGACGGCGCGCGAGCTGCTGGCGCCCACGGCCCGCGCCCGCGCGATGCTGGCGTCCGTGTCCGCTGGCGTGCGCTCCGACGGCCACGAGGCCTCGGACATCGTCGACAGCCTGGAGGAGGGCCTCAAGTCCATCACCACGCGCCCGGTGCGCACCATCCTCGAGCCGCTGCAGCGCATGGTGCGCGACCTGTCGCGCCAGCTGGGCAAGCAGGCCCGGCTCTCCGTGGTGGGCGCCGAGGTGTCGCTGGACCGCCGGCTGCTGGAGAAGCTCAAGGGCGCCATGGTGCACCTGCTGCGCAACGCGGTGGACCACGGCATCGAGATGCCGGACGAGCGCGAGCGCGCGGGCAAGCACCACGAGGGTGCCCTCACCCTGCGCGTGGAGCAGCAGGGCAACATCCTCTTCATCGAGCTGAGCGATGACGGGCGTGGCATCGACGTGGCCTCGGTGCGCGCCTCCGCCGAGCGCAAGGGACTCATCACCGCCGAAGAGGGCGCGCGGATGCACGAGACGCAGATCCGCGACCTCATCTTCCGCCCCGGCTTCAGCACCCGCTCGGACGTCACCGACACCTCGGGCCGAGGCGTGGGCCTGGACGCGGTGCGCGCCGCGGCGGAGTCCATGCAGGGCCGCATCGAGGTGATGAGCACCAAGGGCTCCGGCACGCGCTTCATCCTCACCGTGCCGATGGAGCTGGGCAGCTCCCCGGTGCTCACGGTGCGGGCCGTCGACGCATCGGTGGGCCTGCCCATGCTGGCCGTGGAGTCCACCCAGCTGGCCAGCAAGGACAACCTGCGCATCGGCCGCCTGAAGACGCAGCTGGACTACAACGGCCAGCTGGTGCCGGTGGCGGACCTGGGCTCGCGCCTGGGCCTGCGCGCCGCGGCGCCTCCTTCCGAGGGCCAGCCGCTCATCATCGTCCAGAGTGGCGGCAAGCGCCTGGCGCTCGCGGTGGACGCGGTGGTGGGAGACCGCGATCTCGTCATCCGCCCGCTGCCCGCCGAGGTGCGCGACGTGCCCGCCTATCAGGGCGCGGCCATCCTCAGCCGCGGCGAGCTGCTGCTCATCCTCCGCCCTGGCTGGGTGGTGACGGAGGCCGCTCCGCAGACCCTGGCCATGCCCCAGAGCCGCCGGGCCCTCGTGGTGGACGACTCGCTCACCGCGCGCGCCCTGCACCGCGCCATGCTGGAGGCCGGTGGCTTCACCGTGCACCTGGCGGCCAGTGGCGCCCGTGCCCTGGAGCGGTTGCAGACGGAGGTTTACGACGTGATCATCTGCGACCTCGAGATGGAGGAGATGAACGGTACGGAGCTCATCGCGAAGGTGCGCTCTCAGCCGGATACCAAGGACGTTCCGTGCATCCTCGTGTCCGCCAACGACACCTCGGGCGCTCGGGCGCGCGGCCTGTCGGCGGGTGCGGACGGCTACCTCAGCAAGCGTGAGTGCGCCGCCGGCCGTCTGCTGACCGAGGTGCTCGACGTGATGAGCCGTAGGGGGGCTCGCGCATGA